In Desulfopila inferna, a single window of DNA contains:
- a CDS encoding HupE/UreJ family protein produces the protein MRLLFFFILLFGQCTLCLESSAHESQPGTLEIRERADQRYELTWRAPIYYGGPHPARLELPELWRDTIVPEEKLLPDSQVFRRVVALDGKGVDGSIIRFPGLEKTITTVFVRLIRLDGTSTTEVVRPTLPSVRLRGERPANVAAFEYTGLGFYHILQGIDHLLFVLGLLLIVKGRMMLVKTITAFTVAHSITLGIATLGYASVPLAPLNAAIALSILFLGPEIVRSWRGQSSLTIRYPWMVAFLFGLLHGFGFASGLTTTGMPQAEIPLALLFFNVGVEFGQLAFVFTALALVPSFTILEVHWPRPVTALPGYVVGSLGAYWTIQRTVILLGVV, from the coding sequence ATGAGGCTGCTCTTCTTTTTTATACTGCTTTTTGGGCAATGTACTCTTTGTCTGGAGAGCTCTGCCCATGAGTCACAGCCCGGAACCCTGGAAATCCGGGAACGTGCCGACCAGCGCTATGAGCTGACATGGCGGGCGCCGATCTATTACGGCGGGCCCCATCCCGCCAGGCTCGAATTGCCGGAACTCTGGCGGGACACGATTGTTCCCGAAGAAAAGTTACTTCCAGACTCGCAGGTTTTCCGCCGTGTTGTAGCCCTGGATGGAAAAGGTGTTGATGGGAGTATTATCCGCTTTCCCGGTCTCGAGAAAACAATAACCACAGTCTTTGTCCGCTTGATCCGACTCGACGGTACCTCAACAACGGAGGTTGTCAGACCCACCTTGCCCTCTGTGAGATTGCGCGGAGAACGTCCAGCGAATGTCGCAGCTTTTGAGTACACCGGATTGGGTTTTTACCATATCCTCCAGGGTATAGACCACTTGCTTTTCGTGCTCGGCCTGCTTCTCATCGTCAAAGGCAGAATGATGCTTGTCAAGACGATTACGGCTTTTACCGTTGCCCACAGTATAACGCTGGGTATTGCCACTCTCGGCTATGCCAGCGTACCGTTGGCGCCGCTCAATGCGGCAATTGCTCTTTCTATACTGTTTCTTGGCCCGGAAATAGTCCGTTCATGGAGAGGCCAGTCAAGCCTGACCATCCGCTATCCCTGGATGGTGGCTTTTTTATTTGGACTGCTGCATGGGTTCGGTTTTGCAAGCGGACTGACAACTACAGGCATGCCGCAAGCGGAAATCCCCCTGGCGCTGCTTTTTTTTAATGTAGGCGTTGAATTTGGTCAGCTTGCCTTTGTGTTTACTGCGCTTGCGTTGGTCCCCTCATTTACAATCCTCGAGGTTCATTGGCCAAGGCCGGTTACAGCATTGCCAGGCTATGTTGTTGGCAGTCTC